A section of the Jannaschia sp. S6380 genome encodes:
- the tuf gene encoding elongation factor Tu — MAKAKFERTKPHVNIGTIGHVDHGKTTLTAAITKYFGDFRAYDQIDGAPEEKARGITISTAHVEYETESRHYAHVDCPGHADYVKNMITGAAQMDGAILVVNAADGPMPQTREHILLGRQVGIPTMVVYMNKVDQVDDEELLELVEMEIRELLSSYEYPGDDIPVIPGSALAAMEGNSPEIGEESIRKLMAAVDEYIPTPERAVDQPFLMPVEDVFSISGRGTVVTGRVERGVINVGDEIEIVGIRDTKKTTCTGVEMFRKLLDRGEAGDNIGALLRGIDREGVERGQVLCKPGSVKPHTKFEAEAYILTKEEGGRHTPFFANYRPQFYFRTTDVTGTVNLAEGTEMVMPGDNVSFGVELIAPIAMEQGLRFAIREGGRTVGAGVVSKIVE; from the coding sequence ATGGCGAAGGCAAAGTTCGAACGCACGAAACCGCATGTGAACATCGGGACGATTGGTCATGTCGATCACGGCAAGACGACGCTGACGGCGGCGATCACGAAGTATTTCGGTGATTTCCGGGCCTATGACCAGATCGACGGCGCGCCGGAGGAGAAGGCGCGCGGGATCACGATCTCGACGGCGCATGTGGAGTACGAGACCGAGAGCCGGCATTACGCGCATGTGGATTGCCCGGGCCATGCGGACTACGTCAAGAACATGATCACCGGGGCGGCGCAGATGGACGGCGCGATCCTGGTGGTGAACGCGGCCGACGGCCCGATGCCGCAGACGCGCGAGCACATCCTCTTGGGTCGTCAGGTCGGCATCCCGACGATGGTCGTGTACATGAACAAGGTCGACCAGGTCGACGACGAGGAGCTGCTGGAGCTCGTCGAGATGGAGATCCGCGAGCTTCTGTCGAGCTACGAGTATCCGGGCGACGACATTCCGGTGATCCCGGGCTCGGCGCTGGCGGCGATGGAGGGCAACAGCCCGGAGATCGGCGAGGAGTCGATCCGCAAGCTGATGGCGGCGGTCGACGAGTACATCCCGACGCCGGAGCGCGCGGTGGACCAGCCGTTCCTGATGCCGGTCGAGGACGTGTTCTCGATCTCGGGCCGGGGCACGGTGGTGACGGGTCGCGTGGAGCGCGGCGTGATCAACGTGGGCGACGAGATCGAGATCGTGGGCATTCGCGACACCAAGAAGACGACCTGCACGGGCGTCGAGATGTTCCGCAAGCTTCTGGATCGCGGCGAGGCGGGCGACAACATCGGCGCGCTGTTGCGCGGGATCGACCGCGAGGGCGTGGAGCGTGGGCAGGTTCTGTGCAAGCCCGGCTCGGTCAAGCCGCACACGAAGTTCGAGGCCGAGGCGTACATCCTGACGAAGGAGGAGGGCGGTCGCCACACGCCGTTCTTCGCGAACTACCGTCCGCAGTTCTATTTCCGCACGACGGACGTGACGGGGACGGTGAACCTGGCCGAGGGCACGGAGATGGTGATGCCGGGGGACAACGTGTCGTTCGGTGTTGAGCTGATCGCGCCGATCGCGATGGAGCAGGGGCTTCGCTTCGCGATCCGCGAGGGTGGCCGCACGGTCGGCGCGGGCGTGGTCAGCAAGATCGTGGAATGA